The following are from one region of the Alicyclobacillus fastidiosus genome:
- a CDS encoding LacI family DNA-binding transcriptional regulator — translation MTEQANDARNNATGASRKRVTASDIAKVLGLNQSTVSRALGNGSVSPEKRELIIKTARELGYRPNGIARGLITGKSRMIGLITSDIKNPFYPEVIERFTNALRERGFYVLFVNSAGSDVENDDITPLIEYETEGVISVAAHLSSSLVTRLQGYGFPVVLFNRYIQQSSCSAVSCDNFRGGEVVAELFIRTGHKRLAFVAGDPNTSTSRDRERGFRQALAQHSQPVPAVISGHYTYQGGYDAGLSLLQTEVPPDGIFCANDIMALGVLDAARHLGIRVPEDVSVVGFDDISLAGWKAYSLTTVRQPVAEMVNATVERLVNEIEGVSVEPRIDFIPGELVMRATVHDRRQEASGHETGVD, via the coding sequence GTGACAGAACAGGCGAATGATGCCCGGAACAACGCGACAGGTGCGAGTCGGAAGCGGGTCACCGCTTCCGACATCGCCAAAGTTCTCGGGCTGAATCAATCGACCGTGTCCAGGGCACTTGGCAACGGTTCTGTATCTCCCGAAAAACGAGAACTGATCATTAAAACGGCAAGAGAATTGGGCTACCGTCCAAATGGCATAGCACGAGGGCTGATCACGGGGAAGTCGAGAATGATTGGACTGATCACCTCGGACATCAAGAACCCATTCTATCCAGAAGTGATCGAACGGTTTACGAATGCATTGAGGGAACGAGGATTCTACGTCCTGTTTGTCAATTCCGCTGGAAGCGACGTGGAGAACGACGATATTACGCCACTGATCGAGTATGAGACGGAAGGGGTTATTTCCGTCGCAGCGCATTTGTCCTCCTCTCTCGTCACTCGCTTGCAAGGTTATGGGTTTCCGGTAGTCCTGTTCAACAGGTACATCCAGCAGTCGAGTTGTTCCGCAGTATCTTGTGACAACTTCCGAGGTGGAGAAGTGGTTGCGGAGCTGTTCATTCGAACGGGTCACAAGCGGTTGGCATTCGTTGCGGGGGATCCCAACACGTCGACGAGCAGGGATCGGGAAAGAGGGTTTCGGCAGGCGCTGGCACAGCACTCACAGCCTGTACCTGCTGTCATCTCTGGACATTACACGTATCAAGGCGGCTATGATGCTGGCTTAAGTCTACTTCAGACAGAGGTACCACCCGACGGTATCTTCTGTGCGAATGACATTATGGCATTAGGTGTTCTCGATGCAGCCCGGCACCTTGGCATCCGCGTACCTGAAGACGTGTCGGTCGTAGGATTTGATGACATATCTCTGGCGGGGTGGAAAGCGTATTCACTCACCACCGTAAGGCAGCCTGTGGCGGAAATGGTGAATGCGACCGTCGAGCGATTGGTCAATGAGATCGAGGGTGTCTCCGTTGAGCCCCGTATCGACTTTATACCTGGAGAACTCGTCATGCGCGCTACCGTGCACGACAGAAGACAGGAGGCAAGTGGCCATGAGACAGGCGTTGACTGA
- the hisD gene encoding histidinol dehydrogenase, translating into MARFLKQGKTQDELKLVDSQVSEIVSGILADVEQRGDAAVRDLSAKFDKWTPTAFRLSDAEIEQIIAKVPEKTLEDIKFAQTQIRRFAEAQRAALRDLEIETIPGVTLGHRNIPVNSVGCYIPGGRYPMVASAHMSVLTAKVAGVKRVVACTPPIRGEIPAATVAAMALAGADEIYILGGVQAVAAMALGTESIASVDMIVGPGNAFVAEAKRQLYGRVGIDLFAGPTEILVIADASADAEMVACDLLGQSEHGPTSPAVLITTSEQLANGTLAEIERQLTTLETADVAGKAWADNGAIILVDSIEEAVVEADKLAYEHVEVLTENPRYFLEHMTNYGALFLGPETNVAYGDKVIGTNHTLPTKGAARYTGGLWVGKFIKTCTYQECTPEASAYIGEYAARLCDLENFSGHREQALLRVRRYGKATATVSQ; encoded by the coding sequence ATGGCCAGATTCTTGAAGCAAGGCAAAACGCAGGATGAATTGAAGCTAGTCGACAGCCAAGTCTCCGAGATTGTGAGCGGTATACTGGCAGATGTAGAACAGCGCGGGGATGCTGCCGTGCGTGATTTGTCGGCCAAGTTTGACAAGTGGACGCCAACTGCGTTTCGCCTATCGGATGCCGAGATCGAGCAGATTATCGCAAAGGTACCAGAGAAGACATTGGAAGATATCAAATTTGCCCAAACGCAAATTCGCCGGTTTGCCGAGGCCCAACGCGCGGCGCTTCGCGACCTTGAAATTGAAACCATCCCGGGCGTGACACTGGGGCACAGAAACATTCCCGTGAACAGCGTTGGGTGTTATATTCCTGGTGGCCGCTATCCTATGGTTGCGTCCGCTCATATGAGCGTGCTCACCGCGAAAGTAGCGGGGGTCAAGCGCGTGGTGGCGTGCACGCCACCGATTCGGGGGGAAATTCCAGCAGCTACGGTGGCCGCCATGGCACTGGCTGGTGCGGATGAGATTTACATCCTCGGCGGCGTGCAAGCTGTCGCGGCGATGGCACTTGGAACAGAGTCTATCGCGTCTGTTGATATGATAGTGGGCCCTGGTAACGCGTTTGTGGCCGAAGCGAAACGGCAACTATACGGCCGCGTGGGCATCGACTTGTTCGCAGGTCCCACAGAAATTCTCGTCATCGCGGACGCATCCGCCGATGCGGAGATGGTGGCATGTGACCTGCTTGGCCAGTCGGAACACGGACCTACCTCACCTGCTGTGTTGATCACCACCTCCGAGCAACTCGCGAATGGTACACTGGCGGAGATCGAGCGGCAATTGACGACGCTGGAGACCGCGGATGTCGCAGGCAAGGCGTGGGCGGACAACGGCGCTATCATCTTGGTCGACAGCATCGAGGAAGCAGTCGTCGAGGCTGACAAACTAGCATACGAACATGTCGAGGTTCTCACGGAAAACCCGCGGTATTTCCTCGAACATATGACCAACTACGGAGCGTTGTTCCTCGGTCCGGAGACCAACGTGGCGTATGGCGATAAGGTGATTGGCACCAATCACACGCTGCCCACCAAGGGAGCTGCAAGGTATACCGGTGGACTCTGGGTTGGGAAATTTATTAAAACCTGTACGTACCAAGAATGTACACCTGAGGCGAGTGCCTACATTGGCGAATATGCGGCTAGACTGTGTGACTTGGAAAACTTCTCGGGTCATCGAGAACAAGCCCTATTGCGAGTTCGACGTTACGGGAAAGCGACCGCCACAGTCAGCCAGTAA